A genomic region of Lycorma delicatula isolate Av1 chromosome 4, ASM4794821v1, whole genome shotgun sequence contains the following coding sequences:
- the LOC142323717 gene encoding F-box and leucine-rich repeat protein 13-like has protein sequence MAFNLPNELLLKIFSYLDVFDVAFSVSNVCQLWNNLSYDPILWNSFILICDKYMDLNYIIDDVLPKMFLLRRVQLQWRTDTDVIINKLIECCKNIKELEFICCGYLSDDTIKQLSINYPNLISLNLGKCWRFPDKCYKDVVLFNNLINLSVSHCFNLNGVLLRQISDRCLKLTTLNIDYIRGISEDDILYFITPRISNLISLTLFGDCLTDRILFEISKCKRLKTLHISSCQNISDIGLNLILSNMHTLTSLTLRKTVKFTTANLAHFFFKSSTCMKLTHLYISSKRNFTKQQLFDLFPLPYSDFYDQKLCTLILTLNGFQLTSVGISDYE, from the coding sequence atggCTTTCAATTTACCAAATGagttgcttttaaaaattttctcttatttagATGTATTTGATGTAGCTTTTTCTGTATCAAATGTTTGTCAGTTATGGAATAATTTATCATATGATCCAATATTATggaatagttttatattaatatgtgaTAAGTATATGGACCTCAACTATATTATAGATGATGttttaccaaaaatgtttttgttaagaCGTGTTCAATTACAATGGCGTACCGATAcagatgttattattaataagttgattgaatgttgtaaaaatattaaagaattagaatttatttgTTGTGGTTATTTAAGTGATGATACTATTAaacaattatcaattaattatcctaatttaatatcattaaatttaggTAAATGTTGGCGATTTCCTGATAAATGTTATAAAGATGttgtgttatttaataatttaattaatctatctgTTTCACATTGTTTCAATTTAAATGGTGTATTATTACGTCAAATATCAGATAGATGtttaaaattaactactttaaatatagattatataaGAGGTATTTCTGAagatgatattttgtattttattaccccaagaatatcaaatttaatttctctaacaTTATTTGGTGACTGTTTAACTGAtagaatattatttgaaattagtaaatgtaaaagattaaaaacattacacATATCATCATGTCAAAATATATCTGATATCGGATTAAATTTGATATTGTCAAATATGCATACTCTTACATCATTAACGCTACgcaaaacagttaaatttactaCAGCTAATTTAgcacatttcttttttaagtctTCAACATGTATgaaattaactcatttatatatttcttcaaaaagaaattttactaaaCAGCAGTTGTTTGATTTATTTCCTCTTCCGTATTCAGATTTTTATGATCAAAAGTTATGTACATTGATTCTTACATTAAATGGTTTTCAATTAACATCTGTGGGAATTTCAgattatgaatga